One window from the genome of Candidatus Liberimonas magnetica encodes:
- the infB gene encoding translation initiation factor IF-2 — protein MAPKEKDKPVSKKATPVKKAEPRKVKEKKAAAPELKEKSPAPAGAKEKKPRTKKVPAEPKAEKKAKIPKKEPAEKKIKPKAIKPAKEEKVKAAEKIVEKHKEAKEPEVKEKKHEVHIKPPSAEPVIEQKAEVPQAVPKKEEKKHGRDIRINELTTIREIAEKLGQTTGDVIKKLLSMGTLATINQRIDLEVAELLASEYGFDIKFASIFEGEKIAEEEDDVENLKPRPAVVTIMGHVNHGKTSLLDAIRETDVASKEAGGITQHIGAYKVKTAKGEVTFLDTPGHEAFTAMRSRGAQVTDIVVLVVAADDGVMPQTVEALDHARAAAVPIIVAINKIDVPGANPSQVKQELTKYNLLSEDWGGDTIMVEVSAKNNIKIDALLEMILLKAEMMELKANPDTLARGAVVEARLDHKRGPVITVLIQKGTLHVGDNFIVGTTYGKVRAMTDDHGKKLDEAKPVTPVEILGVNSLPHAGDRFIAMDDERKAREIAQTRFSRAREERMKPRHHLSLEDISSGKVKELRLVLKADVQGSLGALRDSLDKLSTPEIKLTIIHGGIGTINESDVTLAAASDAIIMGFSIKPDTAVERMAEREGVSIRIYRIIYEVIADVRAAMEGMLEPQLKEISLGKAQVRQVFKISKVGTIAGCSVLEGKIQRGCKVRILRDNVIIYDGNIITLRRFKDDVKEVDKGFECGIGLERYSDFKNGDILDLYTFEKIARKLEDNK, from the coding sequence ATGGCCCCAAAAGAGAAAGACAAACCAGTTTCAAAAAAGGCGACCCCCGTAAAAAAGGCTGAACCACGCAAGGTTAAAGAGAAGAAAGCAGCAGCCCCGGAATTAAAAGAAAAATCCCCTGCTCCAGCCGGGGCTAAGGAAAAAAAACCCAGAACCAAGAAAGTACCTGCGGAACCTAAAGCCGAAAAAAAGGCAAAAATACCCAAGAAAGAACCGGCAGAAAAAAAAATAAAACCTAAAGCCATAAAACCGGCCAAGGAAGAAAAAGTAAAAGCAGCCGAAAAAATCGTAGAAAAACATAAGGAAGCAAAAGAACCGGAAGTTAAAGAAAAAAAACATGAAGTTCATATAAAACCGCCTTCAGCAGAGCCCGTTATCGAACAGAAAGCCGAAGTTCCTCAAGCAGTCCCTAAAAAAGAAGAAAAAAAGCACGGAAGAGATATCAGGATAAACGAGCTTACCACAATACGCGAGATAGCAGAAAAGCTGGGGCAAACTACCGGCGATGTGATCAAGAAATTATTGTCTATGGGCACGCTTGCAACGATAAACCAGAGAATAGACCTGGAAGTTGCGGAGCTCTTGGCCAGTGAATACGGATTTGATATAAAATTTGCATCGATATTTGAAGGCGAGAAAATAGCCGAAGAAGAAGATGATGTCGAAAATCTAAAACCGAGGCCTGCGGTCGTGACTATTATGGGCCATGTAAATCATGGAAAAACTTCTCTTTTGGATGCCATCAGGGAAACCGATGTAGCCAGTAAGGAAGCAGGGGGAATAACACAGCATATAGGCGCCTATAAAGTTAAAACAGCAAAAGGCGAGGTGACTTTCCTTGACACGCCCGGCCATGAAGCATTTACCGCGATGCGTTCGCGCGGTGCCCAGGTTACGGATATAGTTGTGCTTGTAGTTGCTGCAGATGACGGCGTAATGCCCCAGACAGTTGAGGCCCTGGACCATGCGCGTGCAGCGGCTGTCCCCATAATCGTAGCGATCAACAAAATAGATGTTCCAGGAGCAAACCCTTCCCAGGTAAAGCAGGAGCTTACAAAATATAACCTTCTTTCCGAAGATTGGGGTGGCGATACCATAATGGTAGAGGTTTCTGCAAAAAACAATATCAAGATCGACGCACTGCTTGAAATGATACTTTTAAAAGCTGAAATGATGGAGCTAAAGGCAAATCCGGATACTCTGGCCAGGGGAGCTGTAGTAGAAGCCAGGCTTGACCATAAAAGAGGCCCTGTTATAACCGTTTTGATCCAGAAAGGCACTCTTCATGTCGGTGATAATTTTATAGTGGGTACTACGTACGGCAAAGTGCGCGCCATGACCGATGACCACGGCAAAAAGCTTGATGAAGCAAAACCTGTGACACCCGTTGAGATCCTGGGAGTAAATTCTCTTCCCCATGCAGGCGACAGGTTCATCGCGATGGATGACGAACGAAAAGCAAGAGAAATAGCCCAGACCAGGTTCAGCCGGGCAAGAGAAGAAAGGATGAAACCGAGGCATCATTTGTCATTGGAAGATATCAGCTCCGGAAAAGTCAAAGAACTAAGGCTTGTCCTAAAGGCTGATGTTCAGGGGTCTTTAGGAGCGCTGCGCGATTCCTTAGATAAGCTTTCAACACCGGAAATAAAACTTACGATAATTCACGGCGGGATCGGCACCATAAACGAATCGGACGTGACCTTAGCCGCTGCAAGCGATGCTATAATAATGGGGTTCAGCATTAAACCTGACACCGCAGTCGAGCGCATGGCTGAACGCGAAGGGGTAAGCATCAGGATTTACCGCATTATATACGAGGTCATTGCCGATGTAAGGGCGGCAATGGAAGGCATGCTTGAACCGCAATTAAAGGAAATAAGCCTTGGAAAAGCCCAGGTAAGGCAGGTTTTTAAAATATCCAAGGTGGGCACTATTGCGGGATGCAGTGTCCTGGAAGGGAAAATACAGAGGGGTTGTAAAGTGAGGATCCTTCGTGACAACGTAATAATTTATGACGGAAATATAATTACCTTAAGAAGGTTCAAAGATGACGTCAAAGAAGTTGACAAAGGTTTTGAATGCGGTATAGGCCTTGAGAGATATTCTGACTTTAAGAATGGAGATATTTTGGATTTATATACTTTTGAAAAAATAGCAAGAAAACTTGAAGACAATAAATAA